One Megamonas hypermegale genomic window carries:
- the hemA gene encoding glutamyl-tRNA reductase, translated as MQLIVLGLNHKTVPVEVRERFAISADNIQQGLHHLEDYEGISETVVLSTCNRSEIYAVVDDAEENFHSVKEFFFALSGCHDAKDEYFYYYTDKKCIEHLFSVASSLDSLIVGEGQILSQVKKAYAIAREADATNTILNTLFHRAITTGKRVRTETRIAFNAVSVSYAAVQLALKIFGTLENSSALIYGAGQMAELTARNLIGKGIKKIYVANRHFDKAQALAEQFNGQAVGFREAMRKANDVDIVVTSTGAPHYVVKPWETQLFMSRRQNKPLVIIDIAVPRDVDPDVAEIKDVELYNIDDLEAVVEDNIKEREYEAFQAQKIIDEEVTSILERFQYLSCQPIMARLSNKAERIRRREVKRAMTKLPNINESEYRAIRHMSQMIVRKLLREPMTILNKSAGTADEKYYIDAITKLFKLEVLKESDN; from the coding sequence ATGCAATTGATAGTTTTAGGCCTTAACCATAAAACTGTACCAGTAGAAGTACGTGAACGGTTTGCTATCTCTGCTGATAATATTCAGCAAGGATTACACCATTTAGAAGATTATGAAGGTATTTCTGAAACCGTAGTTTTATCTACTTGCAATCGCAGTGAAATCTATGCAGTAGTAGATGATGCTGAAGAAAATTTTCATTCTGTTAAGGAATTTTTCTTTGCGCTATCTGGTTGTCATGATGCCAAGGACGAATATTTTTATTATTATACTGATAAAAAATGTATCGAACATTTATTTTCTGTTGCCTCTAGCCTTGATTCTTTAATCGTAGGCGAAGGTCAAATATTAAGCCAAGTAAAAAAAGCTTATGCCATTGCTAGAGAAGCCGATGCAACTAATACTATTTTAAATACATTATTTCATCGTGCTATCACTACTGGTAAACGCGTTCGCACTGAAACCAGAATTGCCTTTAATGCGGTATCTGTAAGCTATGCAGCAGTTCAATTAGCACTGAAAATTTTCGGTACTTTAGAAAACAGCAGTGCTTTGATTTATGGAGCAGGACAGATGGCTGAACTCACAGCTCGCAATTTAATCGGCAAAGGCATAAAGAAAATCTACGTTGCTAACCGCCATTTTGATAAAGCGCAAGCTCTTGCTGAACAATTTAATGGTCAAGCTGTAGGTTTTCGTGAAGCTATGCGTAAAGCCAATGATGTTGACATCGTTGTAACATCAACTGGCGCACCGCATTATGTAGTAAAGCCATGGGAAACTCAACTTTTCATGTCGCGCCGCCAAAATAAACCACTCGTCATCATCGATATTGCTGTTCCGCGTGATGTTGACCCTGATGTAGCTGAAATAAAAGATGTAGAACTTTACAATATCGATGATTTAGAAGCCGTTGTCGAAGACAATATCAAAGAACGCGAATATGAAGCATTTCAGGCTCAAAAAATAATTGATGAAGAAGTTACATCTATTTTAGAACGTTTTCAATACTTATCCTGCCAACCTATAATGGCTCGTTTATCCAATAAGGCAGAACGCATTCGCCGCCGTGAAGTAAAACGCGCTATGACAAAATTGCCAAATATCAATGAAAGCGAATACCGTGCTATCCGTCATATGTCCCAAATGATTGTACGCAAATTGTTGCGTGAACCAATGACTATATTAAATAAATCTGCTGGTACTGCTGACGAAAAATATTATATCGATGCTATAACAAAACTATTCAAATTAGAAGTATTAAAAGAGAGTGATAATTGA
- a CDS encoding precorrin-2 dehydrogenase/sirohydrochlorin ferrochelatase family protein, protein MYPINLILDDKPCVVIGGGHVALRKVKALLEAKAKVTVISPILVNELKVMAQNNQIIWLQKYYETGDLNGFELVICAVGEDNASQQIYTDAHKARILINVVDKLPLCDFALPAKIRRGNLLITFSTNGKSPALSRYLRCKMEKEFDDTYALWLDRLSILRNEAIAKLPTSDDREIFWRSALSDEVMELVKQKKYDEAEGIIRDAIDSFRP, encoded by the coding sequence GTGTATCCAATTAATTTAATTTTAGATGATAAACCCTGCGTCGTAATCGGCGGAGGTCATGTAGCTTTGCGTAAAGTAAAAGCATTATTAGAAGCTAAAGCAAAAGTTACTGTTATTTCACCAATTCTTGTAAATGAATTAAAAGTTATGGCTCAAAATAATCAAATTATCTGGTTACAAAAATATTATGAAACAGGTGATTTAAATGGTTTTGAGCTCGTTATTTGCGCTGTTGGTGAAGATAATGCAAGTCAACAAATTTATACAGATGCTCATAAAGCCCGTATTCTAATTAATGTAGTGGACAAATTACCACTTTGTGATTTTGCATTACCAGCTAAAATCCGACGTGGCAATTTACTTATAACTTTTTCCACTAATGGCAAATCACCAGCATTATCACGGTATCTTCGCTGTAAAATGGAAAAAGAATTTGATGATACTTATGCCTTATGGCTGGACAGATTATCCATACTTCGCAATGAAGCTATTGCCAAATTACCGACAAGTGATGACCGTGAAATTTTTTGGCGCAGTGCTTTAAGCGATGAAGTCATGGAATTGGTTAAACAAAAAAAATACGATGAAGCGGAGGGTATTATCCGAGATGCAATTGATAGTTTTAGGCCTTAA
- the hemC gene encoding hydroxymethylbilane synthase: protein MRQKITIGTRSSKLALWQAEYVADCLRKQYPDIQVELLRITTKGDKILDVPLAKIGGKGLFTKELEVAMLNSDIDLAVHSLKDMPTALPKGLSLSAITKRFDFNDALVSPVYKTLENLPKGAKVGTSSLRRKAQILNVRPDLNICNLRGNVNTRLRKLEEEHFDAIVLAVAGLKRLGFGDKITQIIPAKICLPAVGQGALAIETRSDDDEIKQMLAFLHDDKTTDATTAERAFLARVEGGCQVPVGVYAQIDEDDKLVVEAVIGSLDGKTLIRDSLIGKRENASQLGTKLAEIILQKGGLAIMQSLGLCCEK from the coding sequence ATGCGCCAGAAAATTACTATTGGCACACGCAGTAGTAAATTAGCCTTATGGCAAGCTGAATATGTAGCGGATTGTCTGCGCAAACAATACCCAGATATTCAAGTAGAACTTTTACGTATAACGACAAAAGGCGATAAAATCCTTGATGTTCCCCTCGCCAAAATCGGTGGTAAAGGCTTATTCACCAAAGAATTAGAAGTAGCTATGTTAAATAGCGATATTGACCTTGCTGTACACAGTTTAAAAGATATGCCAACAGCTTTACCTAAAGGATTATCTTTATCCGCCATAACTAAACGCTTTGATTTTAACGACGCACTTGTTAGCCCTGTATACAAAACATTAGAAAATTTACCTAAAGGTGCTAAAGTCGGCACATCTAGTTTGCGTCGCAAAGCACAGATATTAAACGTTCGTCCAGATTTAAATATCTGCAATTTGCGTGGCAATGTAAATACCCGTTTGCGCAAACTCGAAGAAGAACATTTTGATGCCATAGTTCTTGCCGTTGCTGGTTTAAAACGCTTAGGCTTTGGCGATAAAATAACCCAAATTATTCCAGCAAAAATCTGTTTGCCAGCTGTTGGTCAGGGCGCTCTTGCCATTGAAACACGCAGCGACGATGATGAAATCAAACAAATGCTTGCTTTTTTACATGATGATAAAACAACTGATGCTACTACAGCTGAACGCGCTTTCTTAGCTAGAGTAGAAGGTGGTTGCCAAGTACCAGTCGGAGTTTATGCACAAATCGATGAAGACGACAAATTAGTCGTTGAAGCAGTTATCGGCTCACTTGATGGAAAAACATTAATTCGCGATAGCTTAATTGGTAAACGCGAAAATGCAAGTCAATTAGGTACTAAATTAGCAGAAATCATCTTACAAAAAGGTGGTCTTGCTATTATGCAAAGTCTCGGTCTTTGCTGTGAAAAATAA
- a CDS encoding AEC family transporter, which yields MDEAQLRFFFVFTDLIAPLVVGYLCRRFNVISDKFCNKLIKLNIRIIVSILSFLSFWTLKISLDLLWLPIFGILACVVPGIIAKFTFASSYKNLNDRGAYMMASMLSNIGTLSGLCAFIVYGIQGFAYLQIVAMFQTLFTLCVCFPLANYYHNKAISRTRKHNAQISIRALLFNLNQLPVLAMIIGFILAINDVAKPQICYDIFNLLVHIGAWAGLLPVGYITKFDKAKYFLRKTIDIAVVKFIVLPIIAYFVVINIFDDPVLIGSMIIAFSAPTAINAVLACSIYKLNVNIAISSFISTTIIFLFIIFPLYFFVIKDLLM from the coding sequence TTGGACGAGGCACAACTTCGCTTCTTTTTTGTATTTACTGACTTAATAGCTCCACTCGTTGTCGGTTATCTTTGTCGCCGTTTTAATGTAATTTCTGATAAATTTTGTAACAAATTAATAAAATTAAATATCCGTATAATCGTTTCCATCTTATCTTTTTTAAGCTTTTGGACTTTAAAAATATCTTTAGATTTATTGTGGCTACCTATTTTCGGTATTTTAGCATGCGTAGTTCCTGGGATTATCGCTAAATTTACATTTGCCTCTAGTTATAAAAATTTAAATGACCGAGGTGCCTACATGATGGCATCTATGCTATCTAACATCGGCACATTATCAGGATTATGCGCATTTATCGTCTACGGAATTCAAGGATTCGCTTATCTGCAAATTGTTGCCATGTTTCAAACATTATTCACTTTATGTGTTTGTTTTCCACTAGCTAATTATTATCACAATAAAGCAATCAGTAGAACTCGCAAACATAATGCCCAAATTAGCATAAGAGCTTTATTATTTAACCTAAATCAACTGCCTGTTTTAGCCATGATTATCGGTTTTATATTAGCTATTAACGATGTTGCTAAACCTCAAATCTGTTATGATATTTTCAATTTGCTCGTACATATCGGAGCTTGGGCAGGATTACTTCCTGTCGGTTATATCACAAAATTTGATAAAGCAAAATATTTTCTGCGCAAAACAATAGATATTGCTGTTGTTAAATTTATCGTATTACCAATCATAGCATACTTCGTCGTAATCAATATTTTTGATGACCCTGTTTTAATCGGCAGTATGATTATAGCATTCTCCGCTCCAACAGCCATAAATGCTGTTCTAGCTTGTAGCATTTATAAACTCAATGTAAACATTGCAATATCATCTTTCATATCTACAACAATTATTTTCTTATTTATTATATTTCCATTGTATTTCTTTGTTATTAAAGATTTACTTATGTAA
- the hemB gene encoding porphobilinogen synthase, translating to MKLNTLRPRRLRQSSAIRDMVRENSLSVKDLVYPIFVVAGENVKEEIPSLPNVYHLSVDNAVKTAKEVYELGIPAIEVFGLPEYKDEIGSSAWDLNSPVQRAMRAIKEAVPQLVIIGDVCLCQYTTHGHCGQLCGHEVDNDATLKLLAKVAVSQAKSGADIIAPSDMMDGRIAVLREALDEAGFQNVAIMSYTIKYASGYYGPFRDAADSAPQFGDRRGYQMDPANSREAMKELELDLAEGADYIMVKPALCYLDIVRQVRDRINRPVAVYNVSGEYAMVKAAAQNGWIDEKRIVLESLLSMKRAGADIIITYHAIDVAKWLKEEN from the coding sequence ATGAAACTCAATACTTTAAGACCACGTCGTTTGCGTCAAAGTAGTGCTATTCGCGATATGGTTCGTGAAAATTCCTTATCTGTAAAAGACTTAGTTTATCCTATTTTCGTCGTTGCTGGTGAAAATGTAAAAGAAGAAATACCTAGCTTGCCAAATGTTTATCATCTCTCTGTTGATAATGCTGTAAAAACAGCTAAAGAAGTTTACGAGCTCGGTATTCCAGCTATTGAAGTATTCGGTCTTCCAGAATACAAAGATGAAATCGGTTCTAGTGCTTGGGATTTAAACAGCCCTGTTCAACGTGCTATGCGTGCTATTAAAGAAGCTGTTCCACAACTCGTCATAATCGGTGATGTTTGCCTCTGCCAATATACAACACACGGTCATTGCGGTCAGCTTTGTGGTCATGAAGTAGACAACGATGCTACACTTAAATTATTAGCTAAAGTAGCTGTAAGCCAAGCAAAAAGCGGTGCTGATATCATTGCTCCTTCTGATATGATGGACGGTCGTATCGCTGTTTTACGTGAAGCCCTCGATGAAGCAGGTTTCCAAAATGTTGCAATTATGTCCTATACTATAAAATACGCTTCTGGTTATTATGGACCATTCAGAGATGCTGCCGATTCTGCTCCACAATTCGGTGACAGACGCGGTTATCAGATGGACCCTGCTAACAGCCGTGAAGCTATGAAAGAATTAGAACTTGACCTCGCTGAAGGCGCTGATTACATCATGGTAAAACCAGCTTTATGCTACCTCGATATCGTTCGTCAAGTTCGCGATAGAATTAACCGCCCAGTTGCTGTTTACAATGTAAGTGGTGAATATGCAATGGTTAAAGCAGCTGCTCAAAATGGCTGGATTGATGAAAAACGCATTGTTTTAGAATCTCTCCTCAGCATGAAACGCGCTGGTGCAGATATCATCATCACATATCATGCTATTGATGTAGCAAAATGGTTAAAAGAAGAAAACTGA
- the cobA gene encoding uroporphyrinogen-III C-methyltransferase yields the protein MNGMVYLVGAGPGDYRLITLKGKECLEKADVVICDYLADKRLLAFAPENVEYIYVGKKAGNHAMRQEDISQLIADKAKEGKCVVRLKGGDPFVFGRGGEEAEVLKNNGVKFEIVPGVTSAIAAPAYAGIPVTNRKVAVSFAVVTGHEDPTKGKSDINWEKLSTAVDTLVFLMGVGNLPHITSQLIKYGRSADTPAALVRWGTKAQQEVLITTVGKAAEDVIKHNLKPPAVFVVGNVVNLRSTIQWFDNKPLFGKNILITRARSQASKLTTALEELGANCIEAPAIKIAPPDDNYVSLDNAITKIHDYDWIIFTSTNGVERFFARLNEKNLDARCLSNAKIAAIGTATADKLKNYGIIADKIPTMFKAEGILEVLQNDIQKGSKVLIPRAQKAREALPIGLRQMGAIVDVAETYCTKMADTNKDDIKDLLKNNQIDMVTFTSSSTVENLLKLIDDEKTLLNNVKTAVIGPITAKTCKNNGLKVDIEADVYTIDGLVNKIKNF from the coding sequence ATGAATGGAATGGTTTATCTAGTCGGAGCAGGTCCGGGAGATTATCGCCTCATCACTTTAAAAGGAAAAGAATGTCTGGAAAAGGCTGATGTCGTAATTTGCGATTATCTTGCTGATAAAAGATTGCTCGCATTTGCACCAGAAAATGTAGAATATATTTATGTAGGAAAAAAAGCTGGCAATCATGCTATGCGTCAAGAAGATATCAGTCAGTTAATCGCCGATAAAGCTAAAGAAGGAAAATGTGTTGTTCGTTTAAAAGGTGGCGACCCATTCGTCTTTGGTCGTGGCGGGGAAGAAGCCGAAGTATTAAAAAACAATGGCGTAAAATTTGAAATTGTCCCTGGTGTTACTTCTGCAATAGCTGCACCTGCTTATGCTGGTATTCCTGTAACCAATCGCAAAGTAGCTGTATCTTTTGCTGTCGTAACAGGTCATGAAGACCCAACAAAAGGCAAGTCAGACATCAATTGGGAAAAATTATCTACAGCTGTAGATACGTTAGTTTTCTTAATGGGTGTGGGCAACTTACCTCATATAACCAGCCAACTCATAAAATACGGCAGAAGTGCTGATACTCCAGCAGCTCTTGTGCGTTGGGGCACAAAAGCTCAACAAGAAGTCTTGATTACAACTGTTGGCAAAGCCGCTGAAGATGTAATCAAACACAATTTAAAACCACCTGCTGTCTTCGTTGTAGGAAATGTCGTAAATTTACGTTCCACTATTCAATGGTTCGACAATAAACCTTTATTTGGTAAAAATATCTTAATCACACGCGCTCGTTCTCAAGCTTCTAAACTCACAACAGCTTTAGAAGAACTCGGTGCTAATTGCATTGAAGCACCTGCAATAAAAATCGCTCCACCTGATGATAATTATGTAAGCTTAGATAATGCCATTACTAAAATTCACGATTACGATTGGATTATCTTCACTAGCACTAATGGAGTAGAAAGATTTTTTGCTCGTTTAAATGAAAAAAATTTAGATGCTCGCTGTCTTTCTAATGCTAAAATCGCCGCTATCGGAACAGCAACTGCCGATAAATTAAAAAATTACGGTATCATTGCAGATAAAATCCCTACAATGTTTAAAGCTGAAGGCATTTTAGAAGTTCTGCAAAATGATATTCAAAAAGGCTCTAAAGTATTAATTCCACGCGCTCAAAAAGCCCGTGAAGCTTTACCTATAGGACTTCGCCAAATGGGAGCTATCGTAGACGTTGCTGAAACGTACTGCACAAAGATGGCAGATACAAACAAAGACGATATCAAAGACTTATTAAAAAACAATCAGATAGATATGGTTACATTTACTAGTTCTTCCACCGTTGAAAATCTGTTAAAACTTATTGACGATGAAAAAACTTTATTAAATAACGTTAAAACAGCTGTCATTGGTCCTATTACTGCTAAAACTTGTAAAAATAATGGATTAAAAGTAGATATCGAAGCCGATGTTTATACTATTGATGGCCTAGTAAATAAAATAAAAAATTTTTAG
- a CDS encoding HAD family hydrolase: MQNIIFDIDGTLWDSTDVVAESWNAAIRDTAGIEANLDGDRLKQLFGKTMDEIGRLMLPNLDDKKRKEVCNACYQYEDEYLLKNSGVFYDGVTETINKLAEKYNLYIASNCQKGYIELTMKYGNFTDKIKDFICFDDTRLPKGENIKILMQRNNMKEAIYVGDIQGDFEASKVANIPMIYASYGFGKVENPDYTIKDIKEIPALMEKINEK; encoded by the coding sequence ATGCAGAATATTATTTTTGATATTGACGGTACTTTATGGGATTCAACTGACGTTGTAGCAGAAAGTTGGAATGCAGCTATTCGCGATACAGCAGGTATAGAAGCTAACCTTGATGGCGATAGATTAAAACAATTATTTGGCAAAACAATGGATGAAATTGGTCGTTTAATGCTTCCTAATTTAGATGATAAAAAAAGAAAAGAAGTATGTAATGCTTGTTACCAATATGAAGATGAATATTTATTGAAAAATTCTGGTGTGTTTTATGATGGTGTAACAGAAACGATTAATAAATTGGCTGAAAAATATAATTTATATATAGCTAGTAATTGTCAAAAAGGTTATATTGAATTAACTATGAAATATGGTAATTTTACTGATAAGATTAAAGATTTTATTTGTTTTGATGATACTAGATTACCAAAAGGTGAAAATATAAAAATATTGATGCAACGTAATAATATGAAAGAAGCCATTTATGTTGGTGATATTCAAGGAGATTTTGAAGCGAGCAAAGTAGCAAATATACCAATGATTTATGCAAGTTATGGTTTTGGTAAAGTGGAAAATCCAGATTATACTATTAAAGATATAAAAGAAATTCCTGCCTTAATGGAAAAAATTAATGAAAAATAA